A genomic region of Cannabis sativa cultivar Pink pepper isolate KNU-18-1 chromosome 1, ASM2916894v1, whole genome shotgun sequence contains the following coding sequences:
- the LOC115707034 gene encoding nuclear transcription factor Y subunit A-3 isoform X5: MFIRLHVEPLDVYAVFGSWLPMSVHPKYKSLPKEDSGVHSVQSESQVFVGCSSWEDGSTESHAQQSSVSKSLSLNMGVSTQQFNNTKQLIFQFQDQDSSSTQSTGQSYSEGASMKGNLYGNDMISTLSGYNENQGKTMGSHIKQVSLMGNQDFVLPSQLEYSQPIAHIPYGYAEPYFGGLLAAAAYGPHAVVVGLAPARVPLPLDLTEDEPPIYVNAKQYRAILRRRKFRAKLEAQNKFLKVRKPYLHESRHLHALKRARGSGGRFLNSKDVQESNHATTGHDLHSSSSARSHMNKEMMESEAQQLENYKDGSSTTSCSEVTSASNSDDIFQQQEFRFSGYPMHGHDVDSRRGVNQHHNSTCR; the protein is encoded by the exons ATGTTTATAAGATTGCATGTGGAGCCTTTAGATG TTTATGCTGTGTTCGGTTCCTGGTTGCCAATGAGTGTTCATCCTAAATATAAG AGTTTGCCTAAAGAAGATTCTGGTGTTCATTCCGTCCAGTCAGAATCACAAGTATTTGTTGGTTGTTCATCGTGGGAGGACGGTTCAACTGAGTCACATGCCCAACAGTCATCTGTATCCAAAAGTCTGAGCTTGAATATGGGAGTTTCAACACAACAATTTAACAACACCAAGCAATTGATTTTCCAATTTCAAGATCAAGATTCATCTTCAACTCAATCTACAGGTCAATCTTACTCTGAAGGAGCTAGTATGAAAGGGAACCTGTATGGAAATGACATGATTTCAACTTTATCAG GGTATAATGAAAATCAGGGGAAGACTATGGGAAGCCATATTAAACAAGTCTCATTAATGGGAAATCAAGACTTTGTCCTCCCTTCACAACTTGAGTATAGTCAACCAATT gcTCACATTCCATATGGCTATGCTGAGCCATACTTCGGTGGCTTACTGGCTGCTGCAGCATACGGGCCACATGCTGTG GTTGTGGGGTTGGCTCCCGCCCGAGTGCCTTTGCCTCTTGATCTTACAGAGGATGAGCCGCCCATTTATGTCAATGCAAAACAATACCGTGCAATTTTAAGGAGGAGAAAGTTTCGAGCCAAGCTTGAAGCTCAGAACAAATTTCTCAAAGTTCGAAAG CCGTATCTTCACGAATCTAGGCACCTTCATGCACTGAAGAGAGCTAGAGGATCTGGCGGACGCTTTCTGAACTCAAAGGATGTCCAAGAATCAAATCATGCCACTACAGGACATGATCTTCATTCTTCCAGCTCTGCTCGAAGTCATATGAATAAAGAAATGATGGAATCCGAAGCTCAACAACTGGAGAACTACAAAGATGGTTCTTCTACCACCTCTTGCTCTGAAGTCACTAGTGCCTCTAACAGTGACGACATCTTTCAGCAGCAGGAGTTTCGGTTCTCTGGCTACCCTATGCATGGTCACGATGTTGATTCACGCAGGGGTGTGAACCAACATCACAACTCTACCTGTCGGTAA
- the LOC115707034 gene encoding nuclear transcription factor Y subunit A-3 isoform X3, translating to MFIRLHVEPLDVYAVFGSWLPMSVHPKYKRMQSLPKEDSGVHSVQSESQVFVGCSSWEDGSTESHAQQSSVSKSLSLNMGVSTQQFNNTKQLIFQFQDQDSSSTQSTGQSYSEGASMKGNLYGNDMISTLSGYNENQGKTMGSHIKQVSLMGNQDFVLPSQLEYSQPIAHIPYGYAEPYFGGLLAAAAYGPHAVVVGLAPARVPLPLDLTEDEPPIYVNAKQYRAILRRRKFRAKLEAQNKFLKVRKPYLHESRHLHALKRARGSGGRFLNSKDVQESNHATTGHDLHSSSSARSHMNKEMMESEAQQLENYKDGSSTTSCSEVTSASNSDDIFQQQEFRFSGYPMHGHDVDSRRGVNQHHNSTCR from the exons ATGTTTATAAGATTGCATGTGGAGCCTTTAGATG TTTATGCTGTGTTCGGTTCCTGGTTGCCAATGAGTGTTCATCCTAAATATAAG AGAATGCAGAGTTTGCCTAAAGAAGATTCTGGTGTTCATTCCGTCCAGTCAGAATCACAAGTATTTGTTGGTTGTTCATCGTGGGAGGACGGTTCAACTGAGTCACATGCCCAACAGTCATCTGTATCCAAAAGTCTGAGCTTGAATATGGGAGTTTCAACACAACAATTTAACAACACCAAGCAATTGATTTTCCAATTTCAAGATCAAGATTCATCTTCAACTCAATCTACAGGTCAATCTTACTCTGAAGGAGCTAGTATGAAAGGGAACCTGTATGGAAATGACATGATTTCAACTTTATCAG GGTATAATGAAAATCAGGGGAAGACTATGGGAAGCCATATTAAACAAGTCTCATTAATGGGAAATCAAGACTTTGTCCTCCCTTCACAACTTGAGTATAGTCAACCAATT gcTCACATTCCATATGGCTATGCTGAGCCATACTTCGGTGGCTTACTGGCTGCTGCAGCATACGGGCCACATGCTGTG GTTGTGGGGTTGGCTCCCGCCCGAGTGCCTTTGCCTCTTGATCTTACAGAGGATGAGCCGCCCATTTATGTCAATGCAAAACAATACCGTGCAATTTTAAGGAGGAGAAAGTTTCGAGCCAAGCTTGAAGCTCAGAACAAATTTCTCAAAGTTCGAAAG CCGTATCTTCACGAATCTAGGCACCTTCATGCACTGAAGAGAGCTAGAGGATCTGGCGGACGCTTTCTGAACTCAAAGGATGTCCAAGAATCAAATCATGCCACTACAGGACATGATCTTCATTCTTCCAGCTCTGCTCGAAGTCATATGAATAAAGAAATGATGGAATCCGAAGCTCAACAACTGGAGAACTACAAAGATGGTTCTTCTACCACCTCTTGCTCTGAAGTCACTAGTGCCTCTAACAGTGACGACATCTTTCAGCAGCAGGAGTTTCGGTTCTCTGGCTACCCTATGCATGGTCACGATGTTGATTCACGCAGGGGTGTGAACCAACATCACAACTCTACCTGTCGGTAA
- the LOC115707034 gene encoding nuclear transcription factor Y subunit A-3 isoform X12, which translates to MQSLPKEDSGVHSVQSESQVFVGCSSWEDGSTESHAQQSSVSKSLSLNMGVSTQQFNNTKQLIFQFQDQDSSSTQSTGQSYSEGASMKGNLYGNDMISTLSGYNENQGKTMGSHIKQVSLMGNQDFVLPSQLEYSQPIAHIPYGYAEPYFGGLLAAAAYGPHAVVVGLAPARVPLPLDLTEDEPPIYVNAKQYRAILRRRKFRAKLEAQNKFLKVRKPYLHESRHLHALKRARGSGGRFLNSKDVQESNHATTGHDLHSSSSARSHMNKEMMESEAQQLENYKDGSSTTSCSEVTSASNSDDIFQQQEFRFSGYPMHGHDVDSRRGVNQHHNSTCR; encoded by the exons ATGCAGAGTTTGCCTAAAGAAGATTCTGGTGTTCATTCCGTCCAGTCAGAATCACAAGTATTTGTTGGTTGTTCATCGTGGGAGGACGGTTCAACTGAGTCACATGCCCAACAGTCATCTGTATCCAAAAGTCTGAGCTTGAATATGGGAGTTTCAACACAACAATTTAACAACACCAAGCAATTGATTTTCCAATTTCAAGATCAAGATTCATCTTCAACTCAATCTACAGGTCAATCTTACTCTGAAGGAGCTAGTATGAAAGGGAACCTGTATGGAAATGACATGATTTCAACTTTATCAG GGTATAATGAAAATCAGGGGAAGACTATGGGAAGCCATATTAAACAAGTCTCATTAATGGGAAATCAAGACTTTGTCCTCCCTTCACAACTTGAGTATAGTCAACCAATT gcTCACATTCCATATGGCTATGCTGAGCCATACTTCGGTGGCTTACTGGCTGCTGCAGCATACGGGCCACATGCTGTG GTTGTGGGGTTGGCTCCCGCCCGAGTGCCTTTGCCTCTTGATCTTACAGAGGATGAGCCGCCCATTTATGTCAATGCAAAACAATACCGTGCAATTTTAAGGAGGAGAAAGTTTCGAGCCAAGCTTGAAGCTCAGAACAAATTTCTCAAAGTTCGAAAG CCGTATCTTCACGAATCTAGGCACCTTCATGCACTGAAGAGAGCTAGAGGATCTGGCGGACGCTTTCTGAACTCAAAGGATGTCCAAGAATCAAATCATGCCACTACAGGACATGATCTTCATTCTTCCAGCTCTGCTCGAAGTCATATGAATAAAGAAATGATGGAATCCGAAGCTCAACAACTGGAGAACTACAAAGATGGTTCTTCTACCACCTCTTGCTCTGAAGTCACTAGTGCCTCTAACAGTGACGACATCTTTCAGCAGCAGGAGTTTCGGTTCTCTGGCTACCCTATGCATGGTCACGATGTTGATTCACGCAGGGGTGTGAACCAACATCACAACTCTACCTGTCGGTAA